The Verrucomicrobium spinosum DSM 4136 = JCM 18804 genome includes a region encoding these proteins:
- a CDS encoding serine O-acetyltransferase has protein sequence MFETLAQDITRNLADYQPKSRWKGWLLTLTLNSTQAVTLIRLQFWMARHGLPTLPVAKILFWMFKIEVSRHAYIGPGLRLPHPMGIIIGPWSHVGANCDLYADVRLVLAHGVRQGPSLGDGVFMGDGAKAVGPVRIGKGTVVGVSAVVTRDLPEGVTAAGIPARILGKNQQAELS, from the coding sequence ATGTTCGAGACTCTTGCCCAAGACATCACCAGAAACCTGGCGGACTATCAGCCCAAGTCGCGATGGAAGGGGTGGTTGCTTACCCTTACTCTCAACAGCACCCAGGCGGTGACATTGATCCGGCTTCAGTTCTGGATGGCCCGTCATGGGCTGCCCACTCTGCCGGTGGCGAAGATTTTGTTTTGGATGTTCAAGATCGAAGTCAGCAGGCATGCCTACATCGGACCCGGTCTGCGCCTTCCCCATCCCATGGGGATCATCATCGGGCCCTGGTCCCATGTGGGTGCCAATTGTGATCTCTACGCAGATGTGCGGCTGGTCCTGGCGCACGGCGTGAGGCAGGGCCCCAGCTTGGGTGACGGGGTATTCATGGGAGATGGGGCGAAGGCCGTGGGCCCGGTCCGGATTGGCAAGGGGACTGTGGTCGGGGTCTCAGCGGTGGTCACCCGGGACCTTCCAGAAGGAGTTACTGCGGCGGGGATCCCCGCCCGAATTTTGGGTAAGAATCAACAAGCCGAGCTGTCATGA
- a CDS encoding glycosyltransferase family 4 protein, with protein MKVLVLSNLYPPHYVGGYELRCRDVVEALVGKGHEVVVLTSDHHLPGVQEAPSRYPVHRVLRLNGYCGKPWRGIWKLRHVERHNNEQLRALLTEVAPDIVHVWNMGGLSKSLALTLQGMQVPTVYDVSDHWIARSLAADVWLAWWNNANLPVWSRLARGLVTALGWRRRWQTVAPTNPRSHVQFQRIYFCSQRLKDLTVEKGYSVGHGGVIHCPVDTMLYDGMPKPAERPVKKLLYAGRLAEDKGVFTALKAMKLLKGKFDGELSIYGRGEAAYEARLKEYARTNELRVTFHAAGPEEMPKVYKEHDALLFTSEWEEPFALTPLEAMSSGLPVVGTTTGGSAELFRHGQNALTYRSGDSWELSQRILQLVSHPEWRFQMASCGRKEVREQYPLAHIVTRIERYLEETLSCWRPATLPPF; from the coding sequence ATGAAAGTGCTAGTATTGAGCAATCTTTATCCTCCGCACTACGTGGGCGGTTACGAGCTCCGCTGCAGGGATGTGGTGGAGGCCCTGGTGGGCAAGGGACACGAGGTCGTGGTGCTTACGTCGGACCATCACCTTCCGGGTGTCCAGGAGGCACCATCCCGCTACCCCGTGCACCGGGTCCTCAGACTCAATGGATACTGCGGGAAACCGTGGCGCGGCATCTGGAAGTTGCGGCATGTGGAGCGGCACAACAATGAACAGCTCCGGGCTCTGCTGACTGAGGTCGCTCCCGATATTGTGCATGTCTGGAACATGGGAGGACTTTCGAAGTCTCTGGCCCTCACCTTGCAGGGCATGCAAGTGCCCACCGTGTATGATGTCTCTGATCACTGGATTGCCCGCAGCCTGGCAGCGGATGTCTGGCTTGCATGGTGGAACAATGCCAATCTGCCGGTGTGGTCACGACTGGCCAGAGGCTTGGTGACGGCGTTGGGTTGGCGTCGCCGATGGCAGACGGTCGCCCCCACCAACCCCCGCTCGCACGTGCAGTTTCAGCGCATCTATTTTTGCAGCCAGAGGCTCAAAGACCTCACGGTCGAGAAGGGGTACAGCGTGGGGCATGGCGGGGTGATCCATTGTCCAGTGGACACGATGCTCTATGACGGAATGCCGAAACCCGCGGAGAGACCTGTGAAGAAGCTGTTGTATGCGGGACGTCTTGCCGAAGACAAAGGCGTCTTTACGGCCCTCAAGGCGATGAAGCTCCTCAAGGGGAAGTTCGATGGCGAATTGAGCATTTATGGTCGCGGAGAGGCCGCCTACGAAGCACGGCTCAAGGAATATGCCCGCACCAACGAGTTGCGGGTGACCTTTCACGCCGCTGGCCCCGAAGAGATGCCGAAGGTTTACAAAGAGCACGATGCTCTGCTCTTCACCTCTGAATGGGAAGAGCCTTTTGCGTTGACGCCGTTGGAGGCCATGTCCAGCGGGCTGCCGGTGGTGGGCACCACCACTGGAGGAAGTGCCGAACTCTTCCGCCACGGTCAAAATGCCCTCACCTACCGTTCTGGAGACTCCTGGGAGCTGTCCCAGCGTATTTTGCAACTGGTCTCCCATCCCGAATGGCGCTTTCAAATGGCATCCTGCGGGCGCAAGGAGGTGCGTGAGCAGTATCCTCTCGCCCATATCGTAACCCGGATCGAGCGCTACCTGGAGGAAACGCTGTCCTGCTGGAGGCCGGCGACGTTACCGCCTTTCTGA
- a CDS encoding sensor histidine kinase, producing MSPKKLHPTTPPNVAPLLLLWAHWPAWLVGMMAMLAFALPMSVIIRSMHENAREVMENSLRQGLLSYARALAGVVDPDQHSQFTRREQETSPEYLQQLVALDTLKRALDVKGMVKYVYTCVLHDGEVRLVLDTTPEGDADGDGQDDKAHILDPYPEASHTLRRTLEKGVPAVDSIPYTDRWGTFLSAYAPVFNSAREVVACLGVDVELTDFNAQLASLHTAELLHFVGAFSLSLLAGIFMYIYHLRLRVAVGDLTTAEMAAQASSRAKSDFLATMSHELRTPMNAVLGMIQLLQKANLKPVEHEYLKTAYEVGDRLMTMINDILDFSQIDVGTIALVRDRVDLPALLEDVTASVRDEARLRKLDLTAHIAPGCPTLFWGDNTRLRQLLRHVVGNAVKFTDSGYVRITAKVVLPGEIQFKIEDTGVGIGKENQEALFDAFYQSDSSIRRRHGGTGLGLAISKRLCDAMKGRIWFESEVGRGTTFHIALPGEPVMEPPQGEAKAPEGAGSRSVLLATDDDLVQLLVAGVARKMELPIHSVTTASDLPASVEAEDARYVMVDASILDAPTVEWVREQRKKIRKNSVQYCLLNATAGDTRNEAFHHVLTSPLKPSTIRETLTHPV from the coding sequence ATGTCACCAAAAAAACTCCACCCCACCACGCCCCCCAACGTCGCCCCCCTCCTCCTGCTGTGGGCACACTGGCCCGCATGGCTGGTGGGGATGATGGCCATGCTTGCTTTTGCCCTGCCCATGTCAGTCATCATCCGGAGCATGCATGAGAATGCGCGTGAAGTAATGGAGAACTCTTTGCGGCAGGGTCTGCTCTCCTATGCACGAGCCCTGGCTGGAGTCGTCGATCCAGATCAACATTCCCAATTCACGAGAAGGGAGCAGGAGACCTCGCCCGAGTACCTTCAACAACTTGTCGCCCTGGACACGCTCAAACGGGCGCTGGATGTGAAGGGCATGGTGAAATATGTGTACACGTGCGTCCTCCATGATGGGGAGGTCAGGCTCGTTCTGGACACCACACCGGAAGGCGATGCGGATGGGGACGGTCAGGACGACAAGGCTCATATCCTGGACCCCTACCCTGAGGCATCCCACACTCTCCGCAGGACCCTTGAGAAGGGTGTCCCAGCGGTTGACTCGATCCCTTACACGGACCGCTGGGGCACGTTCCTCAGTGCGTACGCCCCTGTCTTCAACTCTGCCCGGGAGGTGGTGGCTTGTCTCGGCGTGGATGTGGAACTCACCGACTTCAATGCCCAGCTGGCATCTCTCCATACCGCTGAGTTGCTTCATTTTGTCGGAGCGTTTTCCCTCTCGTTGCTCGCGGGAATATTCATGTACATCTACCACCTCCGCCTGCGGGTGGCCGTGGGGGACCTCACCACCGCAGAGATGGCAGCGCAAGCCTCCTCCCGGGCCAAGAGTGATTTCCTCGCCACCATGAGCCACGAGTTGCGCACCCCCATGAATGCCGTATTGGGGATGATCCAGCTCCTCCAGAAGGCGAATTTGAAGCCCGTAGAGCATGAGTACCTGAAGACCGCCTATGAGGTGGGGGACCGCCTCATGACGATGATCAACGACATTCTGGACTTCTCCCAGATCGATGTCGGAACGATTGCGCTCGTGCGCGACCGCGTTGACCTGCCCGCGCTGTTGGAAGATGTGACCGCATCCGTCCGTGATGAAGCCAGATTGAGAAAGCTCGATCTCACCGCGCACATTGCCCCCGGCTGCCCCACCCTGTTCTGGGGCGACAATACGCGATTGCGACAGCTGCTACGACATGTGGTGGGAAATGCAGTAAAGTTCACCGACTCTGGCTACGTGAGAATCACAGCAAAAGTGGTGCTGCCGGGTGAGATCCAATTTAAGATTGAGGACACGGGAGTTGGCATTGGAAAGGAGAATCAGGAGGCCCTGTTTGATGCGTTCTACCAGTCCGATAGCAGCATCCGCAGACGCCATGGCGGCACTGGCCTGGGGCTGGCCATCTCCAAACGCCTGTGCGACGCCATGAAGGGGCGCATCTGGTTCGAATCCGAGGTGGGACGCGGCACGACATTCCACATTGCTCTGCCCGGTGAACCGGTGATGGAGCCCCCGCAAGGCGAAGCGAAAGCCCCTGAAGGTGCAGGCTCCCGCAGCGTCCTGCTTGCCACGGACGACGATCTTGTTCAACTTCTTGTCGCCGGTGTGGCTCGGAAGATGGAGTTGCCCATCCACTCGGTGACAACCGCCTCCGATCTGCCCGCCTCCGTTGAGGCCGAGGATGCCAGGTACGTGATGGTGGACGCATCCATTCTGGATGCGCCCACAGTCGAGTGGGTGCGCGAGCAGAGGAAGAAGATCCGGAAGAATTCCGTGCAATATTGCCTGCTCAACGCCACCGCCGGGGACACCCGCAATGAAGCGTTTCATCATGTTCTCACCTCTCCCCTGAAACCGTCCACGATCCGGGAGACATTGACGCACCCCGTCTGA
- a CDS encoding glycosyltransferase family 2 protein, with the protein MSSSPQFSIIMRSFNEAWALKETLPALAAQLEQNWELIVIDSGSSDGSQELIRAARPRHFVQIRPEEYNPSRVLNLGARLAAAETLLFLNADATPQGSNWLSELAAPLQRESVAACFGRQIPRPDCRAPFACDYDRCFGEPRESATWDHFFSMVSSGLRKDVWEKRGFREDLQYAEDDEYTRWCLSEGYEVVYVPTSVVMHSHNYTPEQCYRRAYGDARAMGLAGNTREGDDSWYRTMALGWVKDVVRDFHYCRQHHRLPELRSCLQIRWQQRRGRLAGIRDGRAGAVAHPN; encoded by the coding sequence ATGAGCTCCAGCCCGCAGTTCAGCATCATCATGCGCAGCTTCAATGAGGCGTGGGCGCTCAAGGAAACCCTCCCGGCGCTTGCAGCCCAGCTCGAGCAAAACTGGGAGTTGATCGTCATCGACAGCGGCAGCTCGGACGGATCACAGGAGTTGATCAGGGCAGCCCGGCCCCGGCACTTCGTTCAGATCCGGCCGGAAGAGTACAACCCGAGCAGGGTGCTGAACCTGGGCGCCCGGCTGGCTGCGGCAGAGACCCTTTTGTTCTTGAATGCCGATGCGACCCCGCAGGGAAGCAACTGGCTTTCAGAACTGGCAGCCCCGTTGCAACGTGAGTCAGTTGCAGCTTGCTTTGGTCGCCAGATCCCCCGCCCGGATTGCAGGGCTCCCTTTGCATGCGACTATGACCGCTGTTTCGGCGAACCCAGGGAGTCGGCCACCTGGGACCATTTCTTCAGCATGGTCAGCAGCGGTCTGCGGAAAGATGTTTGGGAGAAGCGTGGGTTCCGGGAAGACCTCCAGTATGCCGAGGATGATGAGTACACGCGCTGGTGCCTCTCAGAAGGGTACGAGGTGGTGTATGTGCCCACGTCCGTGGTGATGCACAGTCACAACTACACCCCAGAGCAGTGTTACCGTCGCGCCTACGGAGATGCCCGTGCCATGGGCCTGGCTGGAAACACGCGAGAAGGGGATGACAGTTGGTACCGGACGATGGCGCTGGGGTGGGTGAAAGATGTCGTTCGCGACTTTCACTATTGTCGCCAGCACCATCGGTTGCCTGAACTAAGATCGTGTTTGCAGATCCGCTGGCAGCAGCGGAGGGGGCGGCTGGCCGGCATCAGAGATGGGCGGGCGGGGGCGGTCGCCCATCCCAACTGA
- a CDS encoding lipopolysaccharide biosynthesis protein encodes MNREELHRRLVKNTLSNYVRTVVAMVVGLVTFRLLYQHFDKEEFGFWSLLWSVFGYGVLLDFGFGFAAQKRVAELSVQGNWETLSKVLSTIIFLYLGVAALLTLSVLISAPWLVDAFGVPQQRAAEFRTVMILFFCGIGMAFPMGVYPEILRGQQRLQLVNWLITGALIIRLGLTLLALHYQWSFVVIMSIALGMSLLPDFFAAFFALRSMPQVRISWRHCSWQSMRETAAFSVYAYLGTTTNLILSKTDQLVITSGLGVGAVVLYQAGAKVAEVFRDFTRQVQDALSPAAAHLHASGRGEDLQELLVGGTRWSIILATPLYLLCASYLEDLLKLLTGDTHLAFETWLTGQVLLFWYYTTIITHSVSKRIFMMTGHEKKLMWLGVGEAVLNLAVSCTLVWKFRSVVAVAIGSLIPTLLFGWGFLWPWMAREAGVGYLALLGRTLVPSLVGCTGALLLVFVFRWQGWFDHSHVLVRLGVEGTLVALSAIAGTWFSAITRAERNILICRLQRRPTAVPTLPV; translated from the coding sequence ATGAACCGTGAAGAATTGCACCGTCGTCTGGTGAAGAACACGCTCTCCAACTATGTGCGAACTGTCGTCGCCATGGTGGTTGGGCTGGTCACCTTCCGTCTTCTCTACCAGCATTTTGACAAGGAGGAGTTCGGCTTCTGGTCTTTGCTCTGGAGTGTCTTTGGCTACGGGGTGTTGTTGGATTTCGGGTTTGGCTTTGCCGCGCAGAAACGCGTCGCTGAACTCTCGGTGCAGGGGAACTGGGAGACCTTGAGCAAGGTGTTGAGCACCATTATTTTTCTGTATCTGGGGGTCGCAGCGCTCCTCACCCTCAGCGTCCTGATCAGTGCCCCCTGGTTGGTGGATGCCTTTGGGGTGCCTCAGCAACGGGCCGCAGAGTTTCGCACGGTGATGATCTTGTTTTTCTGCGGGATAGGGATGGCCTTTCCCATGGGGGTGTATCCTGAGATTTTGCGGGGTCAGCAGCGGCTGCAGCTGGTGAACTGGCTCATTACGGGTGCCTTGATCATTCGCCTGGGGCTGACGCTTCTGGCGCTCCACTACCAGTGGAGTTTTGTCGTCATCATGTCGATCGCACTGGGGATGTCCCTTCTCCCGGACTTCTTTGCGGCATTCTTTGCGCTGCGAAGCATGCCTCAGGTGAGAATCTCCTGGCGGCACTGTTCGTGGCAGTCCATGCGGGAGACGGCTGCCTTTTCCGTTTACGCCTACCTTGGCACCACCACGAACTTGATCCTTTCAAAAACCGACCAGCTGGTCATCACTTCTGGACTGGGGGTGGGCGCGGTGGTGCTCTATCAGGCGGGGGCGAAGGTGGCAGAGGTCTTCCGGGACTTTACCCGTCAGGTGCAAGACGCGCTCTCCCCTGCGGCGGCGCATTTGCACGCGTCCGGGCGTGGGGAGGATCTTCAGGAACTGCTCGTGGGAGGCACGAGGTGGAGCATCATCCTGGCCACCCCCCTGTATCTGCTGTGTGCCTCCTACTTGGAGGACCTCCTCAAGTTGCTCACAGGTGACACCCACCTGGCTTTCGAGACCTGGTTGACCGGGCAGGTGTTGCTCTTCTGGTACTACACCACCATCATCACTCACAGCGTTTCCAAGCGCATCTTCATGATGACCGGGCATGAGAAGAAGCTGATGTGGTTGGGGGTGGGAGAGGCGGTGTTGAACCTGGCAGTGAGCTGCACCCTGGTCTGGAAGTTCCGCAGTGTGGTGGCTGTTGCCATTGGATCCTTGATTCCCACCCTGCTTTTTGGGTGGGGCTTCCTGTGGCCGTGGATGGCCAGGGAAGCGGGGGTGGGGTATCTCGCACTGCTGGGGCGCACCCTCGTTCCTTCTCTTGTTGGCTGCACCGGTGCTCTGTTGCTGGTGTTTGTTTTCCGCTGGCAGGGCTGGTTTGACCACAGTCATGTGCTGGTCCGGTTGGGAGTGGAGGGGACCCTCGTCGCACTCAGCGCGATCGCGGGCACCTGGTTTTCAGCGATCACCCGCGCGGAACGTAACATCCTCATCTGCCGTCTCCAACGTCGTCCCACCGCCGTCCCCACTCTTCCTGTATGA
- a CDS encoding glycosyltransferase family 4 protein: protein MPRRFVAHEWGGTETVVAEVARQQQKAGYAPKIVTSMALADCRRETIQNIPVERYPHHYPFFGLSKDEIQLLDKKGGNLLSLGLFAGLLREPGVRLYHAHCLKRLGGEVATAARWRRIPFVVTLHGGVFDVPQAEREDLVRPIRGKMEWGRLFGAIFGSRQVLERADMVICVGRSEAEAAAQALPHGRVAHLPNGVDVERFSQGEGGRFRKRFGIPQDAFLFANISRIDAQKNQAELVAAFSRVAARRPEARLLLMGPETQPEYAEKIRREVAQAGLADRVILLPGLRNDDRALPDAYAACDAFVLPSRHEPFGIVVLEAWSASRPVIASRVGGLVGLVKDECNGLCFDPGTQGSVEQLAAQMERLITDQALREKIASAGRREAQERYDWSAVHSQLEQIYQQAEHHHQARLGSPASQVQSFPC from the coding sequence GTGCCAAGACGGTTTGTCGCCCATGAATGGGGGGGCACGGAAACCGTGGTCGCGGAGGTGGCGAGGCAGCAGCAGAAGGCGGGCTATGCGCCAAAAATCGTGACGTCCATGGCGCTCGCAGACTGCAGGCGTGAAACCATCCAGAACATCCCTGTCGAGCGGTATCCTCATCATTATCCATTCTTTGGCCTCTCGAAGGACGAAATCCAGCTTCTGGACAAAAAGGGGGGCAACCTCCTCTCCCTCGGCTTGTTTGCCGGGCTGTTGCGCGAGCCTGGCGTCAGACTGTATCATGCTCACTGCTTGAAGCGTCTGGGGGGCGAAGTGGCCACCGCGGCGCGATGGCGCAGGATCCCCTTCGTGGTCACACTGCACGGCGGGGTTTTCGATGTTCCCCAGGCAGAGCGGGAGGATCTGGTCCGCCCCATCCGGGGCAAGATGGAATGGGGCCGTCTGTTTGGTGCCATCTTCGGTTCCAGGCAGGTGTTGGAGCGGGCGGACATGGTGATTTGCGTGGGTCGCAGCGAGGCTGAGGCGGCTGCTCAAGCTTTGCCCCATGGGAGGGTGGCTCACCTGCCCAATGGCGTGGATGTGGAGAGGTTTTCCCAAGGAGAGGGGGGGCGGTTCCGGAAACGCTTCGGAATTCCTCAGGATGCGTTTTTGTTCGCGAATATCAGCCGGATTGACGCTCAGAAAAACCAGGCAGAACTCGTGGCTGCCTTCTCCCGGGTGGCAGCTCGGCGGCCAGAAGCCCGCCTGCTGCTGATGGGCCCTGAAACTCAGCCCGAGTACGCAGAGAAGATTCGCCGGGAGGTGGCTCAGGCGGGACTGGCTGATCGAGTTATCTTGCTGCCCGGCCTGCGCAACGATGACAGGGCGCTTCCTGACGCGTATGCAGCGTGCGATGCCTTCGTCCTGCCCAGCAGGCATGAACCGTTCGGCATCGTGGTACTGGAGGCTTGGAGCGCCAGTCGCCCCGTCATTGCCAGTCGGGTGGGAGGCCTGGTGGGCTTGGTCAAGGATGAGTGCAATGGTCTGTGCTTCGATCCCGGCACGCAAGGTTCGGTGGAGCAACTTGCCGCTCAAATGGAGCGTTTGATCACCGACCAGGCCCTTCGGGAGAAGATCGCCTCCGCAGGGCGGAGGGAGGCCCAGGAGAGATATGACTGGTCCGCCGTTCACTCTCAGTTGGAACAAATTTACCAGCAGGCAGAGCATCATCATCAGGCCCGGCTTGGTTCTCCAGCCTCCCAGGTCCAGAGCTTTCCTTGCTGA
- a CDS encoding PAS domain S-box protein: MNSTFLGLRPPPGVTAQLFPQYLAWDRSGGIAAASEELQTLLAEEGAGKVVSDLFIAEDEMFPKACAPLRLVHRESGRRLDGYCVPEPDASLVWFLVAARVGRSTVYPQASTNLFDVVADRTINGVVMTDRAGRILWINHRFEKITGWTLDEVRGLSPGSFLQGPETDPATVDLMREKIRTGQPFTTQVLNYRRNGERYWLHLDVQPLRDPSGEVTSFLAIENDISQSRRHEQRIAVQLEVSKILAEAISIEQAIPLLLETVGKSLEWHAGAVWMKDTKADELMLRAFWKNAAVEMRPFEQVCRSLKVVKGQGMLGRVWETGVCVWEEDLAGNEQCPRSQALQASGLHGALCFPVVKDTEFLGAFEFISTSVEFSDTEMLGILKSIGSQVGQFVVRKRAEAALLVANRLNQAILDGTRYSIISTDLDGVIQTFNSGAESLLGYRAAEMVGIKTPEVIHDAREVVMRAAALTAELGVPVPAGFETFVAKARIRVPDEGEWTYIRKDGTRLPVLLSVTGLTNAEGALTGFLGIAADITERRRFENELRMAKEQAESANRAKGEFLATMSHEIRTPMNGIIGMSGLLLETKLESSQRDMVDAIRTSGEALMDIIEDILDFSKIEARRLDLVEETFSLDAVIDGVVDLLNHKIQSKGLTMGVILDPDVPLSMRGDAGRLRQILFNLMGNASKFTDEGEVNLFISVARGPGGNNMLEFTVADTGIGMTPQQIERLFQPFSQVDSSSTRRFGGTGLGLVISKRLVEMMGGAIHVESTPGKGSRFFFRLPARHSAPEEPGLSWPEEVRDIRVLVAEPHPIAMLAVRNALEGLTHRPDSVYDEESLTLALADADKQWDVLIVDRRLAGDHFTSLMAKQKAEGNAAKLIVSGQITDSLTDDRLGDLMNGQLTRPLRRLQLRSALIRLMKPAETESEKNAAPADTPNGRASDHIPHMLVVEDNEVNARLAILLLEKLGYTYELARDGAEGLDRFTCGKFDAVLMDCHMPVMDGYEATRRIRALEESTDWQRPHSRIIAMTANAMTGERERCLLAGMDDYLAKPLKATLLMETLSRVPVITQREANPSAASVSAHDEADCRQALRQLVEEISLEAAVELVGRWLHDAPSRIDEMIRLAGGSEQAVLKRVAHSLKGSSSLFGLTRLINLCHDMEKLAEANIKTGQAPLAAEMVATFDEVETFLKTELEKFTSQTGNL, from the coding sequence ATGAACTCCACGTTCCTCGGGCTCCGACCGCCGCCTGGTGTGACGGCGCAACTCTTTCCGCAGTACCTTGCCTGGGACCGTAGCGGCGGGATCGCTGCCGCCTCAGAGGAGTTGCAGACTCTTTTGGCAGAGGAAGGCGCAGGAAAAGTCGTCTCGGATCTGTTCATCGCTGAGGATGAGATGTTTCCCAAGGCCTGCGCTCCCTTGCGTCTCGTTCATCGGGAGTCTGGAAGAAGGCTGGATGGGTATTGTGTTCCTGAGCCGGACGCATCTCTGGTCTGGTTCCTTGTCGCGGCCAGGGTTGGTCGATCCACGGTGTACCCGCAGGCCAGCACGAATCTGTTTGATGTGGTGGCTGACCGCACCATAAACGGTGTCGTCATGACCGACCGGGCGGGGCGCATCCTGTGGATCAACCATAGATTCGAAAAAATCACCGGGTGGACGCTGGACGAGGTGCGGGGACTCTCCCCCGGGAGTTTTCTCCAGGGTCCCGAAACAGATCCCGCCACGGTGGACCTGATGCGGGAAAAGATCCGCACTGGACAGCCCTTTACCACCCAAGTGCTCAACTACAGGAGGAATGGAGAACGCTACTGGCTCCATCTGGACGTCCAGCCACTGCGCGACCCATCGGGTGAAGTGACCAGCTTCCTTGCCATTGAAAACGACATCTCTCAATCCCGCCGGCATGAGCAGAGGATAGCCGTTCAATTGGAAGTCTCCAAAATCCTCGCAGAGGCCATCAGCATTGAGCAGGCCATTCCGTTGCTCCTCGAGACCGTAGGGAAGAGTCTGGAATGGCATGCAGGTGCCGTGTGGATGAAAGACACGAAAGCCGACGAACTCATGCTCCGCGCCTTTTGGAAGAACGCTGCGGTTGAAATGCGGCCATTCGAGCAAGTCTGCCGCAGTCTGAAGGTGGTGAAGGGGCAGGGCATGCTGGGCAGGGTCTGGGAGACTGGTGTGTGTGTCTGGGAGGAGGATCTGGCCGGCAACGAGCAATGCCCGCGCAGCCAGGCACTGCAAGCCTCCGGGCTGCATGGCGCCCTTTGCTTTCCGGTGGTAAAGGACACGGAGTTTCTGGGAGCCTTTGAGTTCATCAGCACGTCTGTGGAATTCTCCGACACCGAGATGCTCGGCATCCTCAAAAGCATTGGCAGCCAAGTCGGCCAGTTCGTCGTGCGCAAACGGGCGGAGGCGGCGCTACTGGTGGCCAACCGGCTCAACCAGGCCATTCTAGACGGCACCAGGTACTCCATCATCTCCACCGATCTCGATGGAGTGATCCAGACCTTCAATTCCGGGGCCGAATCCCTGCTGGGGTACCGAGCAGCAGAAATGGTGGGAATAAAGACGCCAGAAGTCATTCACGATGCCCGGGAGGTGGTCATGCGGGCAGCCGCGCTGACGGCGGAACTGGGTGTGCCCGTCCCGGCGGGATTCGAAACGTTCGTGGCGAAGGCCCGCATCAGAGTGCCTGACGAGGGTGAGTGGACTTACATTCGCAAAGACGGCACCCGGCTGCCGGTGCTGCTCTCAGTGACTGGCCTCACCAATGCTGAGGGAGCTCTCACTGGATTCCTCGGAATCGCCGCAGACATCACAGAGAGGAGACGGTTCGAGAACGAACTGCGCATGGCCAAGGAGCAGGCTGAATCTGCCAACCGGGCCAAGGGGGAATTCCTGGCAACGATGAGTCACGAGATCCGCACGCCCATGAACGGCATCATCGGGATGTCAGGCCTGCTCCTTGAGACCAAGCTGGAGTCATCGCAGCGGGACATGGTGGATGCCATTCGCACCAGTGGCGAGGCGCTCATGGACATCATTGAGGATATTCTGGACTTTTCCAAGATCGAGGCGCGGCGCCTGGATCTGGTGGAGGAAACATTTTCTCTCGATGCGGTGATCGACGGCGTGGTGGACCTCCTCAACCACAAGATCCAGTCCAAGGGGCTTACCATGGGCGTGATTCTGGATCCGGATGTTCCTCTGTCCATGAGAGGTGACGCAGGGAGGCTGCGACAAATCCTCTTCAACCTGATGGGCAACGCCTCAAAGTTCACCGACGAGGGAGAGGTCAATCTTTTCATCAGCGTGGCTCGGGGACCGGGTGGAAACAACATGCTGGAGTTCACAGTAGCGGACACGGGGATTGGCATGACGCCACAACAGATCGAGCGACTGTTTCAGCCGTTCAGCCAGGTGGACAGCTCCAGCACGCGCCGTTTCGGTGGCACGGGGCTGGGCCTGGTGATCAGCAAGCGGCTGGTGGAAATGATGGGCGGCGCCATCCATGTGGAAAGCACCCCGGGGAAAGGCTCACGATTCTTCTTCCGCCTTCCCGCCAGACACTCCGCTCCGGAGGAGCCCGGGCTCAGCTGGCCGGAGGAGGTGCGGGACATTCGCGTCCTGGTCGCAGAACCGCATCCCATTGCCATGCTCGCCGTGCGGAATGCCCTGGAGGGCCTCACTCATCGTCCAGACTCTGTATATGACGAAGAGTCCCTCACACTCGCACTTGCCGATGCGGACAAGCAATGGGACGTGCTCATTGTGGACCGCCGGCTCGCTGGAGACCACTTTACCTCTCTCATGGCCAAACAAAAAGCCGAAGGCAACGCAGCCAAGCTGATCGTCTCTGGACAGATCACGGACAGTCTGACCGACGACCGACTGGGCGACCTCATGAACGGCCAGCTCACCCGCCCCCTGCGGCGGCTCCAGCTCCGCTCCGCGCTGATCCGCCTCATGAAACCCGCGGAGACGGAGTCCGAGAAAAACGCTGCCCCTGCCGATACCCCCAATGGGCGGGCGTCCGATCATATCCCTCACATGCTGGTGGTGGAGGACAATGAAGTGAACGCGCGACTGGCGATTCTCCTCCTGGAAAAGCTGGGTTACACGTATGAACTGGCCCGGGATGGTGCAGAAGGGCTGGATCGCTTCACCTGCGGAAAGTTTGACGCCGTACTGATGGATTGTCATATGCCAGTGATGGATGGGTATGAGGCCACCCGCCGCATCCGGGCGCTGGAGGAATCAACGGACTGGCAGAGACCTCATTCGAGAATCATTGCCATGACTGCCAATGCCATGACCGGCGAGCGTGAACGCTGTCTGCTGGCCGGCATGGACGATTACCTCGCCAAGCCCCTGAAGGCCACGCTTCTGATGGAGACCCTGTCCCGAGTACCGGTGATCACCCAGCGCGAGGCGAATCCCTCTGCGGCGAGTGTGAGCGCCCATGATGAGGCCGACTGCCGTCAGGCATTGAGGCAGCTTGTAGAGGAGATCAGCCTGGAGGCCGCCGTGGAGCTTGTCGGGCGCTGGCTCCATGACGCGCCCAGCCGCATCGATGAGATGATCCGGCTGGCTGGCGGTTCCGAACAGGCGGTGCTGAAGAGGGTCGCGCACTCCCTCAAAGGCAGCAGTTCACTCTTTGGTCTGACCAGGCTGATCAATCTATGCCACGATATGGAAAAACTGGCCGAGGCCAACATCAAGACGGGTCAAGCCCCTCTGGCTGCAGAGATGGTGGCCACGTTTGATGAAGTGGAGACATTCCTCAAAACTGAACTGGAAAAATTCACCTCCCAGACGGGCAACCTATGA